In the Augochlora pura isolate Apur16 chromosome 7, APUR_v2.2.1, whole genome shotgun sequence genome, tactgGATTCTTTCATGATAGTGGTTTATTTTGAATCGAATAGTTTTTACCTGGCAAAATAAAACGTATACAAGCGGCTTATTATTgctgtatatatatgtatagttgcATGTATTGGACACTGGATCGAGCTATTTGATTGGCAAACACGCCCATCTACAATCCGCGTAGTTACAGGTTATCATGGCGAACACCTTCAGTTCAGTCTGACTCTTACAGTTGTGCCAAGAGTTGTGTGCGTTGTTCGCTACGTTATCGCGTCGTAATATGTTGCAACACATAATTCTTATCAACACAGTGCTCCACgcctaattaattatttgttcgaCTTTTTGTAAAAGTGTACATTTTTCCAAGAAGTGACATTCGCTTGGTCGCGCAATCTCCTGGATCTACTGTATATCGACGACCGAGTCAATTATCTGGTACGCTCCTACCAACCAGCGTGTTATACGAACGCACTCACGCTACCATCAGTAAGTGTAATGCTATTGAATTCTATTCAACCATGTAAATGACTCCTCGGCTGTCGTCGATTCACTTATCGGTGTTCATTCCTCATTGCGTTCGGGTTCGCGAATAGCTTTTCTTCCCTCggcgtttttatttcaaacgcACTATACAGCGAAGAAAATCTCCTGGTAAATTATACCGTTTAAGCCGTTAACCCAAGAAAATTGGTGAATCCGTCGTTCATGTCACCTTCCAGTGATTTTCCCTTCTAACATTTACAATCAATTGCATTGTATATCGTACGTGTACATTAATCTTCTAGTGTATCAATAAGAAATCATCAGAATAAATGAGTTAACCTATCGACGTCCtgtgtttcaattatttagagGTTCGTCAGAGATAGCAGtggttgaaaaataaatagtggTTGTTGATGTGACAAATATTGTACCTAGtaacaaattaacaaaacattatttaaaatttatctaaaaatgttAGGTTACATAAATGTTCCATTAGTACTATTACTTGATTgtcattaagaaaaaaattgagaCTGCTTTGTTACACTAAAATCACaaattgcaagaaatgttgaatttttttatttcaccgttTGATACGGTTTTAATCATCCCTGTTTACTGCTGcatttatcatataatatatctcaGCCGTCGCTCGAAGCGTAGCGAACCGTATCACATCCCTGATTCATTTTATCATTCATCCAATATATACActttgaattgttttattcgcaAAGTCCAGGatagtatattttacttaaaaaatgaatcACGGATATAATTACGCTTCTGCTATTCCTCGAAACGCTAATTTAACAGGTTGCTCGACGTACCGAAAGGTTAACGTTGTTTCGAGTCTTCCAACAAAACCTGCTCTCACGTTTTGAATACGTAATACGTCAATCAGAACGTAATTACACCAATTACTACTAATCATGAAGCTGTTCGTTACTTTTTATCTGGAATATTCCACAATCTAGAAATAGGTTagcttatttaaatattccgcCATGACATTTGTGTATGTGTGTATTGTGTTCAAGATTTTACTGGGAACGGccttatttaattcttctgatACCTTGCTCATATACGGAAATATACGCAATACAAATTTGAAGAGGTTAAATTAAGCGGAAGTTTGTTTACTTTGCTAAGCGTTCCATTATTTATAGACTGTACAGTCTATAAAAGCTACAAAtctcactaaaattattacttttttaaagtaatcattttttaatcattttttttccaagGAAAAACAATCATATCTGCTTCGCAGAAAACAGTTAATAATCCTCGTTACCCGTTAATTACGGAATTTGCAGCGCTACCACTGTGAAGTGAAATTAAGTGTTTGTTGGTATTATGTGTAGAAGCAAACGCCTATACAAGGAATTCAAGTTTGCCTTTGAAATGATACGTAATCTTTATTCACGATTGCATAAGAACgcatttgcaaaataatgCTTGACTAAAACTTTCGTACAATATACGGTAGAGTTTTCCAATGATTTGGAAGTTCTGTCACATTACTCTAGAATAATACCTACTTATGAATCTATTATGCTCGATAGTTTTCTTGCATCTGGATCATCCAATCACGTGTAAAGAGATGTTACTGGAATTTGTCCTGGAAGTCGACACTTTTTGTAATTAGTTTAAtcttaatttgattaaacgtTTTCTTCGCCCCaacaattgaaatgaatttgtttttttaatctgaataatatatcgatagTTAGATTCATCGATCATAATTTATACTGAATACATTACAGAGCCACCTAACGGACTCTGAGCTACCTATAAGATCGAATCTGAAAATATCTCTGGTGTTTTTAATAGTACGAAAGGAATTCTagagaacaaaaatatattgcttgaaatttaaaagtataaatattatgataaGAAGGATTTCGTTCGAAGCTgatattttccaaattcaTTTTACGAATACATTACGTTTCGCGAATATCCTGACCGAATATCTTCGAATCGACGAGAGAATCGAGTACAAAAAGTTTCACGTGGTTCGAGTATGGATCGATGCGTGCATTTATTCGTGTTTGTTCGCTGCAGCCGACGTTGTGCTCGCCAACGATTTTAATCAACGCTTTCGATCTAATTGCTCGTTTTCTAACACGTTTGCtcgcaaaattatttacaatttataccTTTCGGAAAATAGTACACAGCTTCGACAAAAACTTGTTACCCTAATTATAACTTTAGCACATTCGGTGTAGTAAAATTTTGATCATTTGAAAACTTTACAACGTGGAATGGATTTTCGAATGTTGTAACACCTTTTGTAAAAACACTTGGTTATCAACTTATTGttgatattaattgttattcaaattgaaattaattgaaattgttattatttgttgGGAACCGACAATCGTTAATCGTACGACTACATCGTATTGCTGTACTGGCCAACGTCGTTGATTCTTTGGTTTTACGACGTAGCgagtatttttcatttccgttGTCAAGCtcgttatttcaatttcactttCACATtcgtttcataaattataagcGATCGGCAGAGAATGCAAATTAATTGGAATGGAAAAAAGTCGATGCGTCAATGGAAATGGCAGGCATACTGTAACGATTCGttaatatcgaatataaattcttaCTAGAGAAGCGTTCGCTTCGAACCACCTTACGATTGGAATAAAAACCGTATAGATCGCGGTATCCGGGAAGTGACCCCGAGGATCCGTTTACCTACGCTCGAATTCATTAAACTTTGTTTTCCTTCGTTGTATACGCAATTACTACAGCCAAGAAAAGGATCGCGTGTTAGAGGGGGTACAAGTTCACAAGTGGTAATGGAGGCAATGGAGTGAGGGAAGAGGGAAATAAGTATACcgaatacatttgaatacaTATACGAATCGTTCGCAGGGAAATGGACCGAATATACGTCGACGAAGAGACCGGGGAAATCATAAGTCTGCCAGTGACTGAATACGAAATTCGACGACACGTGGTCGCGGTAAACAATGCTGAAACCGGAGAACCGGAAATCAATATGATGGGAACGAATACTGTCAAAAGTCGGAGAATACGCTTCCAGGTAAAATAAGTACCGCTTTAAAATATTGCCGTTTCAAACGACCATTCTGTACAattcgtacaattttcttgTCTTTCATTGTAACATCTTGTACTTGCAAAACGTTAATGGTACATTCAATTGTACATGCATGCATACAAATTTCTTGCACTGGTGCTTGTACGATTCGATGTTTCCTCGACTAGCCGCTACAGCGCTGCAAATGCTAACCGATTCTTACggttattgcaaatattttttaattattaggaTCTATTCATGAATTggtttgattaaaattgatgcGAATTGTATGCGAGTGGACCATAAACAACGTTTATTACTTTTGTTTGTTCATCGTAATCATGCTATCTTATATCAGGGTTACCATTTGACCTCCTTTTGAAGGATATgtcctcctttttttattttgtcccCTTaccttgtaataattttgggATGTGTCctcgtttctttatttacatcTAGAAAAGGATATCCTGTAGTTTAATAGAGATTTTAAAAGTATAGCAaaaaattttctcgaaaatataaTCTTAAGCACTTTGGTTTCTTAGCctttcgtaaatatttgataCTTAAAACAGATTAAAGATTATAAAAGACTtactaaaagaaatatatttgagtAAAAAGTACtctgtgcaaaataaaaatggaaggTTGACAAATAGTGTAAAATGCTTAGGATTGGGCATACctagtttaaataatatatcattatttatttgttataaataactcTAGGAAGTCTTCTTCCACATCTTCCTAAGAAGGAAGATCTtcttataacaaataattttacaaatgacCTACTTTTTTATACCACTGTCCTTTTTGACACCAGCCGATCTCCTCCTACGGAAGAAGTCGTCTGGTAACCCTGTTTACGTTTCGATGTGTATTAAAGGTATAATGacataatagtaatattaataaatagcaattGTTTAGATCCCGAAAGAAGTGAAGGAAACGTTCTCGACTAAGAACGGTTCTAAGAAGAAGAGCGAAAATCTGATGCAACTGGAACCCGTTCCCGTTGGAACGTGCTTCGGCCAGATACACCCAGTTTGCGTGTTGTTACTGGCAATCATGTGTTTCCGCTGGTTCCTGCCGGTGATCATGTTCTTGGAAGTAGCGTTGCACGTTTGGGCCCatcacaaaaataaatcactgAAGAATGCCAGCGTTTACTTTCGCTCTCCATTCCACGCGATTTCGTCCGAATTCTGCGCGATCTGCCAAAACGAAACGTGCATGGATCGCGTCGGGAAAATACAGCAAATACGAATGCATAAATTTTTGCGACAATGCGATTACGTGAAACGCATTGTAACGTGAGGAACCATGGTATTGTCacgaaaatattgcaaatcaTCAGTTACAATTGTTTCCTCTTCTGTGAAACGCAAAGAACGCAAAAGAAACATgtcgtattaaatataatctagTATTAAGAAAGTAACTTAGTTACTcagcatttttattctttacaaTGATTGTAAGAAGTCACTAAAACGGATTGAAGATGTAGGAGTTAGCAAGTAATTGGTGCaggaaaagatttttatatcagGGATTAATAAGGATATTAAAGTATAACATAGTTTCGAGTATACCTATGTACGAGAAgattgtttcttaatttttaatacgtatTGAAAAGTGCAACAACGAATGAGAAGATAGTGCGCCatcgtttatttaatcaaaactACAAAACCGTTcatattaaactttattccataaatgtaaaaaataagtTACTTTATTAAGGCACttgtaagtaaatattttgcatatcacaacttatatcaataattttgtcaCTCGTCAGCGAAGCAATAAAGCGATATACAATCTTTAATAATCGATgttcttttcttcttatttaaataaaactactCGGTCCAGCACCCggtaaaaatgattagaaaatctattatacaattaacttATCCTACAATGTCTTAAGAATTATCCATAAAGAATTGTTTCTTCGACGACTCAAAATCAGGTTAACAGTCCcatggaaataaattacaattgttcCAACATGTGTTTTACTAACGTAATGCTAAAATTTCCCTAGATGCTAATTGACATAAAACATTGAAGTTACAAGAAAGATGAGATCTCCAAAAGCGGCATTTATTCCAAACGTATGCAGGATAATTCGGGCTCTGTATTCCGTGAAAGATTCGAGCGACCGCGCGACCATTGAAATTAACATCTCGATAATTTACAACTAAGTTTCGAATATCGTTGACTACCTCCGcctcattttgtattttcatctgaaacaaaaatataaaggaTGCATTTAGTCGAAAAAATACAAGTTTTTCTACTTAAATACAGTATAACTTTTATACGAAATTCCATACTTGTTGATTGGGATCGAAATTCAGAAGAACTTCTCCGGCGAAGTATTTTCGAATAACGCTCTTCATGTCGTCGGATTTGCTAGTCACGTCTTCGTTTACGGTCAAGCATTGAGTCACTGACGGCATGCTAAATTTATGAACTGTCGTGCTAATTGTCTCGAGTTGTTGCAAACCCGAGGTTTCTTGGAATTGCGCACGGCTAATCAATGCGTCCAGTGCTTCATCCAGTTCTTCATCCGTGAGATCGCCAGGAGCTCTCACTCTTAATCCTAGCTTGTCGAACTTCACCGATATCGATGAACGCTTGAATTTCCCTTGAACTACAAGTACgacaaacaattatttacgtatttcaatatttcagtattttttattaacgccAAATAAATAGACACACCTGTCTTCCATTCCAGGTTTTTAAGATGACTCTTTACTACTCCGCTATCCCAACCAATAGCTGATGCTACGTCTACGACTGGAAATTCGATAAGATTGCTGTCCTCGTGGGATATACCTTTTTGTAAATCCAAAGCAATCGCCATTGCAAGTGGCGGcgactaaaatataaaataaatttcctgtAGAAATTGTAgatgtagaaataaaatctaacTGAGACCAAGTTGTCTTTGCACTCACCGATTGTGCTGCCTGTTTTAAGGCCTGCGGACCACCGTAGCTAGATACCCTAGCTCTTACGTAGACGGACGAGAGGACAGTGATAAATCTTTTCGGGTGCAGTTGGAGGTAACATAAAAGAGTCGAAATTGACTCTTCAGTAATATCCAAAGCTGCAACGGTTTCATCCACTGGTATAGCAACCTCGTGCCCAGGGCATCTACGATCAGCATTTTTCTCACGCAATTTTGCGCACGAACACGGAACGAAAACTTTCTGAAGTAATCGTCTGATTGTGTATCTATCGACTCCATTCGCGTAAATATGGCGACGCAACTCCCATTTGTCACTGTCTTCTTTAGGATTCAGGAACAAATGGCAATGCGCCAGGAGCCCGTCTCTACCGGATCTTCCGACTTCCTGGACGTAGCTTTCGAAGGTTCCGGGCATGTTATAGTGTATAACAGAGCGAATGTCTGACTTGTTAAGACCCATACCAAAGGCAACGGTTGCTACAATGATTCTGGTTTGGCCACTCATGAATGCATTTTGTACAGTTTTCCGACGGTAAGCTGACAAACCGGCGTGATATGGTTCCGCCAACGAAGATACTTTGCTATTGGGCTTATCATATTTGCGTGGATCCTGTTGatgaaatgataaatataaatcgctTGATAAAGTTTTGCTATCGATATCATCAAAACCGAAATTATACCTGCAAGTGTACCCTTAGAAGGCCAGCGATTCTTGTACACTCTTCTCTACGAGTACAGTAAACTATGATAGAGTCGCACGCCATTAATCTATCGCTCtgcaataattcaattaaagccTGATCTCTACACTCGTCCCTGGATACTGATAGCAACAGGTTCTTTGGCATTGGAATATCGGAGATAATGCCATTCATTCCATCATGTACATTTAGATGAGTTATTATACTTTCGGCCGTTGTTTTCGTTGCTGTAGCAGTCAGAGCTAACACCGTGCTGACGCCTAATTTCTCTTTGAGCACTCGACAAACCATGAGATATGATGGACGGAAATTGTGCGACCACTGCGAAATGCAATGAGCCTCGTCTATGCAGGCAAAAGCGATTGGCGGAAGCTGCCTGAGCAGAGCTCCGAAACCGGTGGATTTCTCGCCGGCAACAACAGCTTCCGGAGAAAT is a window encoding:
- the LOC144472259 gene encoding uncharacterized protein LOC144472259, with amino-acid sequence MDRIYVDEETGEIISLPVTEYEIRRHVVAVNNAETGEPEINMMGTNTVKSRRIRFQIPKEVKETFSTKNGSKKKSENLMQLEPVPVGTCFGQIHPVCVLLLAIMCFRWFLPVIMFLEVALHVWAHHKNKSLKNASVYFRSPFHAISSEFCAICQNETCMDRVGKIQQIRMHKFLRQCDYVKRIVT